In the Candidatus Brocadiia bacterium genome, one interval contains:
- a CDS encoding NAD+ synthase translates to MPKTIKLALAQINPTVGDIRGNTRLIIRQISRSWAGKADIVAFPELAVTGYPPEDLLLRREFIDKNIQAVQDIAKTAKNITAIVGFVDRDEHNPDRIYNAAAIIRNGKIIGVYRKMHLPNYGVFDEKRYFTQGQKPLVFKLANGFAFGVNICEDIWVDRGPTKIQSRTADLIINISASPFHLGKYIERQELVRRRARDNRVAIAYLNMAGGQDELIFDGRSMVFGPKGSMLARGASFRDDLVFVRIPDGQPVPMSPISDYLPEFEAYEALKLGIRDYIRKNGFSRAVVGLSGGVDSAIVYVLAIDALGKENVKGIFMPSRYTSKLSKLCVEKLVRCTCTGYTNIDIQPLYNAYVKSLRPRISGRGACIDLAQQNLQARIRGNILMALSNRYGCLVLTTGNKSELSTGYATLYGDMAGGLAVLKDVPKTLVYRLCHYRNRLTGRPVIPAEIIDRAPTAELKPNQKDSDTLPTYEILDPILKLYIEDNQDIKDISRKSGYDMKTVSRVITMVDRSEYKRRQSAPGIKITPRAFGKDRRFPIVNKFYLT, encoded by the coding sequence ATGCCTAAAACTATAAAACTTGCGCTGGCCCAGATTAATCCCACCGTCGGCGATATCCGCGGCAATACCCGCCTGATTATCCGGCAAATCTCCCGGTCCTGGGCCGGCAAGGCGGATATCGTGGCGTTTCCCGAGCTGGCCGTTACCGGCTATCCGCCCGAAGACCTGCTGCTCAGGAGGGAATTCATAGACAAAAATATCCAGGCCGTTCAGGATATTGCCAAGACAGCTAAAAATATCACCGCCATCGTCGGATTCGTGGACCGTGACGAGCACAACCCGGACCGGATATACAACGCCGCCGCAATCATTCGCAACGGCAAAATCATCGGCGTTTATCGCAAGATGCACCTGCCCAACTACGGCGTGTTCGACGAAAAACGCTATTTTACCCAAGGCCAAAAGCCGCTGGTCTTCAAGCTGGCCAATGGGTTTGCTTTCGGGGTCAATATCTGCGAGGACATCTGGGTCGATCGCGGCCCGACCAAGATACAAAGCCGGACCGCCGATTTGATTATTAACATCAGCGCCTCGCCGTTCCACTTGGGCAAATACATCGAGCGCCAGGAACTGGTCCGCAGGCGTGCCCGGGACAACCGGGTGGCCATCGCTTACCTGAATATGGCGGGCGGGCAGGACGAACTGATATTCGACGGGCGCTCCATGGTTTTCGGGCCCAAGGGTTCCATGCTGGCCCGTGGCGCCTCGTTCCGCGACGACCTGGTTTTCGTCCGGATACCGGACGGTCAGCCCGTGCCTATGTCGCCTATCTCGGATTACCTGCCCGAATTCGAGGCCTACGAGGCTTTGAAGCTGGGCATCCGCGACTATATCCGCAAGAACGGGTTCAGCCGGGCCGTGGTCGGGCTGAGCGGCGGGGTTGACTCGGCTATCGTTTACGTCCTGGCTATCGACGCCCTGGGTAAGGAAAACGTCAAGGGCATATTCATGCCTTCGCGATATACTTCCAAGCTCAGCAAGCTCTGCGTCGAGAAACTGGTCCGATGCACCTGCACCGGATACACCAATATAGACATCCAGCCGCTTTATAACGCCTATGTGAAATCACTCCGTCCGCGCATCAGCGGCCGGGGCGCCTGCATAGATTTGGCACAGCAGAACCTCCAGGCCCGTATCCGCGGCAATATCCTTATGGCCTTATCAAACCGTTACGGCTGTTTGGTCTTGACCACCGGCAACAAGAGCGAATTGTCCACCGGCTACGCCACGCTTTACGGCGATATGGCCGGCGGCCTGGCCGTACTCAAGGACGTGCCCAAGACTTTGGTTTACCGGCTGTGCCATTACCGAAACCGTCTGACCGGACGTCCGGTCATTCCGGCCGAGATAATCGACCGAGCCCCGACGGCCGAGCTCAAGCCCAACCAGAAGGATTCGGACACCTTGCCGACTTATGAAATACTTGACCCGATTTTGAAATTATATATAGAGGATAACCAAGATATCAAGGACATCAGCCGTAAGTCCGGCTACGATATGAAAACGGTCAGTCGTGTTATAACCATGGTTGACCGGAGCGAATACAAGCGGCGCCAATCCGCACCGGGCATAAAGATAACGCCCCGGGCGTTCGGCAAGGACCGCCGTTTCCCGATTGTCAATAAATTCTATTTGACTTAA
- the tadA gene encoding tRNA adenosine(34) deaminase TadA, whose translation MLEANHETYMKEAIKEALKALEAEEVPVGAVIVHNNRIIARAHNQKEQLRDPTAHAEMIAITQAAESLDNWRLEKTIMYVTLEPCPMCAGALVQARVPALVYGANDPKAGACGTLFNIVNDKRLNHRIKVMSGVMEKECQSVLKEFFSRQRVKIN comes from the coding sequence ATGCTTGAAGCGAACCATGAAACGTACATGAAGGAGGCCATCAAGGAGGCGCTCAAGGCCTTAGAGGCCGAAGAAGTGCCGGTCGGGGCGGTTATCGTGCATAATAACCGGATTATCGCCCGGGCGCATAACCAGAAGGAACAGCTTCGCGACCCGACCGCCCACGCGGAGATGATAGCCATAACCCAGGCGGCCGAGTCGCTGGACAACTGGCGGCTGGAGAAAACGATAATGTACGTAACGCTTGAGCCTTGCCCGATGTGCGCCGGGGCTCTGGTCCAGGCGCGGGTTCCGGCGTTGGTTTACGGCGCCAACGACCCCAAGGCCGGTGCCTGCGGCACGCTGTTTAATATTGTTAATGATAAAAGGCTTAATCACCGAATAAAGGTTATGTCCGGGGTCATGGAAAAAGAGTGCCAGTCGGTGCTGAAGGAGTTCTTCAGCCGGCAACGCGTTAAGATTAACTGA
- a CDS encoding YraN family protein codes for MNSSNHKKTSQKTGALGEDLALNYLEKSGYRIIQRNFKCKFGEIDIIAYSNKTLTFIEVKTRSTDQFGAPEESVNRAKQERQKRIAQYYFFKKRIPPEIPCQFDIVSIKLANKNPEITLIKNAF; via the coding sequence ATGAATTCGTCCAATCATAAAAAGACTTCTCAGAAAACGGGCGCGTTAGGCGAGGACTTGGCGCTGAACTATCTTGAAAAATCCGGCTACAGGATAATCCAGCGTAATTTCAAATGCAAGTTCGGGGAAATCGATATCATCGCATACTCCAATAAAACCCTAACTTTTATCGAGGTTAAAACACGTTCTACCGACCAGTTCGGCGCCCCCGAAGAATCTGTCAACCGCGCCAAACAAGAACGCCAAAAACGCATTGCCCAATATTATTTCTTCAAGAAAAGAATTCCGCCGGAAATACCTTGTCAATTTGATATCGTTAGCATAAAATTAGCCAATAAAAATCCTGAGATAACCCTGATAAAGAACGCTTTTTGA
- a CDS encoding diacylglycerol kinase family protein — translation MSKANLSVADMSKLRIIVNPISGSGKAVRFLKKLEQALSARSIAFETMLTGQAGDACREATVCQGKGYSAILCLSGDGTINEVINGLMAGQQDIPLGLIPFGSGNVIAKGLGLKRDINQFIELYQNERIIAVDLGRITNKESAGRYFISMVGAGYDAEVAHRYHISRAGKSKLQAHLFSYFPISIKTLWSYRMPRITIKLDGQPVSDDASFIQIANTHSYGGPFTFVPDALMDDGMLDTLWFKGRNRLNALLYFGMAFLGNGSAWPGSKLVRAQVIELSSADDVRVQIDGDSCGQLPARIDIVPKAIKVFAQI, via the coding sequence GTGAGCAAAGCGAATCTATCCGTGGCTGATATGTCCAAGTTAAGAATAATCGTCAACCCCATATCCGGCAGCGGCAAGGCGGTGCGCTTCCTGAAGAAGCTGGAACAGGCCCTGTCCGCCCGGAGCATCGCCTTTGAAACGATGCTGACCGGGCAGGCCGGCGACGCCTGCCGCGAAGCAACCGTCTGCCAAGGCAAGGGCTATTCGGCAATACTGTGCCTGAGCGGCGACGGCACCATCAACGAGGTCATCAACGGCCTGATGGCCGGCCAGCAGGACATACCGCTGGGCCTGATTCCCTTCGGCTCGGGCAACGTCATCGCCAAGGGCTTGGGATTAAAGCGCGATATCAACCAGTTCATCGAACTTTATCAGAATGAACGGATTATTGCGGTTGACCTGGGTAGAATAACTAATAAGGAATCCGCCGGCCGGTATTTCATCTCCATGGTCGGGGCCGGTTACGACGCCGAGGTGGCGCACCGTTACCACATCAGCCGGGCCGGCAAGTCCAAACTGCAGGCGCACCTGTTCAGCTATTTTCCCATTTCCATCAAGACACTCTGGTCATACCGGATGCCGCGCATCACCATAAAACTGGACGGCCAACCGGTCAGCGATGACGCCAGCTTTATCCAGATTGCCAACACGCACAGCTACGGCGGCCCGTTCACCTTTGTGCCCGACGCGCTGATGGATGACGGAATGCTGGACACACTCTGGTTCAAAGGCCGGAATCGGCTCAACGCACTGCTCTATTTCGGAATGGCGTTCCTGGGCAACGGCTCGGCCTGGCCCGGCTCCAAACTGGTCAGGGCCCAGGTGATTGAGTTGTCATCGGCGGACGATGTCCGGGTCCAGATAGACGGCGATTCCTGCGGCCAGTTACCGGCCCGGATAGATATCGTTCCTAAAGCGATTAAGGTGTTTGCGCAGATTTAG
- a CDS encoding ABC transporter ATP-binding protein, with translation MIKLEEVSKRYGEKTVVDRLSLDIPSGHLFAFIGPNGAGKTTTVKMMAGLLQLGGGRIMVDGHDIHKEHYAVKQIVSYIPDQPFLYDKLSGREFLLFVARMYGVSRADYDESLDKYSGLFQMSEYVDQLIETYSLGMRQRLIISAALMRKPRVVIVDEPLVGLDPNSTRTVKELFRQQVKDGVTIFMSTHLLSVAEEIADTIGLINEGKLVAQGTFAELKDKYQFQQSCRLEDIFMKATE, from the coding sequence ATGATTAAACTTGAAGAGGTCAGCAAGCGTTACGGCGAGAAGACGGTGGTGGACCGGCTGTCTTTGGATATCCCATCCGGGCACCTGTTTGCTTTTATCGGGCCTAACGGCGCGGGCAAGACCACCACGGTCAAGATGATGGCCGGCCTACTCCAGCTGGGCGGCGGCCGGATTATGGTGGACGGCCACGATATCCATAAGGAGCATTACGCGGTCAAGCAGATAGTTTCTTACATCCCGGACCAGCCGTTCCTGTATGACAAGCTGTCCGGCCGGGAGTTCCTGCTTTTTGTGGCGCGGATGTACGGCGTCAGCCGGGCTGATTATGATGAGTCGCTGGACAAGTACTCCGGCCTGTTCCAGATGTCGGAGTATGTCGACCAGCTGATAGAGACCTATTCGCTGGGTATGAGACAGCGGCTGATAATATCGGCGGCGCTGATGCGCAAGCCGCGGGTGGTTATCGTGGATGAGCCGCTGGTCGGGCTGGACCCGAACAGCACCCGTACGGTTAAGGAGCTGTTCCGCCAGCAGGTCAAGGACGGTGTGACCATATTTATGTCCACGCACCTGCTGTCGGTGGCCGAGGAAATCGCCGATACCATCGGGCTGATTAACGAGGGCAAACTGGTTGCCCAAGGCACCTTCGCCGAGCTTAAGGATAAATACCAGTTCCAGCAGTCCTGCCGGCTGGAGGATATTTTTATGAAGGCAACGGAGTAA
- the rpoD gene encoding RNA polymerase sigma factor RpoD has protein sequence MKIVDKDLKHLIEEGKRKGHLTYSDVNKFLPADMASPDKLDHLLVLLDELGIELIDEDAGTEDSAPAKETITEEEAPTKNQDEVVEVLQKNQPSSDKIDDPVRMYLTQMGEIPLLSRSEEIVISKKIDMARRRFREKVEESPIAVLECINILEDVRNGNVALDRTLRTDITAKMSRRKILRKLSNNIQTLKRLVRENKEDYKRLTTERLSAKGKISLQQKVVKRRSKWVAILEDVNIQPKKIRPIVFRLKEIYQQLRLTYKEFQSLHKGSSKNRLRLKELESKMSDFDLLLMENMDELQARLKECDRRFLEYERAKRKLSSANLRLVVSIAKKYRNRGLTFLDLVQEGNTGLMRAVEKYDYCRGYKFSTYATWWIRQAISRAIADQARTIRIPVHMVETLSKLKSAAKAILQEKGREPTIDEIARISHIPPDEIKRVYRIIKHPVSLDSPIGSSDDTYFGDFIEDQRVESPVKLATHKILKEKISNVLNTLSFREREILKLRYGIGTGYNYTLEEVGKIFKVTRERVRQIEAKAIRKLQHPTRIRRLESFMDGVKRI, from the coding sequence ATGAAAATTGTAGACAAAGATTTAAAACACCTCATAGAGGAAGGCAAGCGCAAAGGCCACCTGACATACAGCGACGTCAATAAATTCCTGCCGGCGGATATGGCTTCGCCGGACAAGCTGGACCATCTGCTGGTTTTACTTGACGAACTCGGCATCGAGCTGATTGACGAAGACGCCGGCACAGAAGACAGCGCTCCGGCCAAGGAAACCATCACAGAAGAAGAGGCTCCAACCAAAAATCAAGACGAAGTCGTCGAGGTTTTGCAGAAAAACCAACCCAGCTCAGATAAAATCGACGACCCGGTCCGTATGTATCTTACGCAGATGGGCGAAATCCCGCTGCTATCCCGCTCAGAAGAAATAGTCATCTCCAAGAAAATAGACATGGCCCGTCGGCGCTTCCGGGAAAAAGTCGAGGAATCTCCGATTGCCGTGCTGGAATGCATCAACATCCTTGAAGATGTCAGAAACGGCAACGTGGCGCTGGACCGGACCCTCCGAACCGACATTACCGCCAAGATGAGCCGCCGCAAAATCCTGCGCAAGCTTTCAAATAATATACAAACCCTCAAACGCCTGGTCAGGGAAAATAAAGAAGACTACAAACGGCTGACAACCGAACGTCTTTCGGCCAAGGGAAAAATATCGCTCCAGCAGAAAGTAGTAAAGCGCCGGTCAAAGTGGGTGGCCATACTTGAAGACGTCAATATCCAGCCCAAGAAAATAAGGCCGATTGTTTTCAGGCTTAAAGAGATTTACCAGCAATTGCGCCTGACTTACAAGGAATTCCAGAGCCTGCATAAGGGTTCAAGCAAAAATCGCCTTCGCCTCAAAGAGCTGGAAAGCAAAATGTCCGATTTTGATTTGCTTTTGATGGAGAATATGGATGAACTCCAGGCAAGACTTAAGGAATGCGACCGGAGATTCCTGGAATACGAACGGGCTAAACGCAAACTTTCCAGCGCAAATTTAAGACTTGTCGTCAGCATCGCAAAGAAATACCGCAATCGCGGATTGACTTTCCTTGACCTGGTCCAGGAAGGCAATACCGGCCTGATGCGGGCCGTAGAAAAATACGATTATTGCCGCGGTTATAAATTCAGCACCTACGCTACATGGTGGATCAGACAGGCCATCAGCCGGGCGATTGCCGACCAGGCCAGGACTATCCGTATTCCCGTTCATATGGTCGAAACGCTCTCAAAATTAAAATCGGCGGCGAAGGCAATACTCCAGGAAAAAGGCCGGGAACCGACTATTGACGAAATCGCCAGGATATCCCACATACCGCCGGATGAAATAAAGCGAGTATACCGGATCATCAAGCATCCGGTATCGCTGGATAGCCCTATCGGTTCCAGCGATGATACGTACTTTGGCGATTTCATAGAAGACCAGCGCGTGGAATCACCGGTAAAACTGGCTACCCACAAAATACTCAAAGAGAAAATATCAAATGTCTTGAATACACTGTCTTTTAGAGAACGTGAAATACTCAAACTTCGTTACGGCATCGGCACCGGTTATAATTATACTCTGGAAGAAGTCGGAAAAATATTCAAAGTAACCAGAGAACGAGTCAGACAAATTGAAGCTAAAGCCATACGGAAACTGCAGCATCCGACCAGAATCCGCCGGCTGGAAAGCTTTATGGATGGAGTGAAAAGGATTTAA
- the lipA gene encoding lipoyl synthase, giving the protein MSKYLPDWLKRPTPSIGKSLSVNKILKQLNLNTVCQSAKCPNLLECFSGGTATFLILGNKCTRHCRFCAIPSSNESAMSAEQMAKEPAEITQAVIKLNLKHIVITSVTRDDLVDGGSGYFAKAVRSIRNNCSSVTIEVLTPDFNGNTNAVKTVANARPDVFNHNLETVPSLYQSIRPKANYQLSLDLIRFVKDNYPGIITKSGLMVGLGEKKEDVLPVLKNLVKYGCDVVTIGQYLKPVASADTIPVQRFIPPEEFEQYRKNAMELGFKGVSAGPFVRSSYNAYEFVQS; this is encoded by the coding sequence GTGAGTAAATACCTCCCGGACTGGTTAAAACGCCCGACTCCATCAATTGGCAAATCACTAAGCGTTAATAAAATACTTAAGCAATTAAATCTTAATACTGTCTGCCAAAGCGCTAAATGCCCCAATCTTCTGGAATGTTTTAGCGGAGGAACGGCAACATTTCTCATCTTGGGAAATAAATGCACACGTCATTGCCGCTTCTGCGCCATACCGTCAAGTAACGAAAGCGCCATGAGTGCCGAACAAATGGCAAAGGAGCCGGCCGAAATAACCCAGGCGGTAATAAAACTGAATCTTAAGCATATTGTTATCACTTCAGTTACCCGGGATGATTTAGTCGATGGCGGCAGCGGATATTTTGCCAAAGCAGTCCGGTCAATACGCAATAACTGCTCTTCCGTTACCATAGAAGTCCTAACTCCTGATTTTAACGGCAATACCAATGCAGTCAAAACTGTCGCCAATGCCCGCCCGGACGTATTCAACCACAACCTTGAAACTGTTCCAAGTCTATACCAGTCAATCAGACCAAAAGCCAATTACCAACTCTCACTTGACCTGATTAGATTCGTGAAGGATAATTATCCCGGAATAATTACCAAGTCCGGGCTTATGGTTGGCTTGGGAGAAAAAAAAGAGGATGTTTTACCGGTCCTTAAAAACCTGGTAAAATACGGCTGCGATGTCGTCACCATAGGCCAATATCTGAAACCGGTTGCTTCTGCCGATACAATCCCCGTACAAAGATTTATTCCGCCCGAAGAATTCGAGCAATATCGTAAAAACGCTATGGAACTCGGATTCAAAGGTGTTTCAGCCGGACCGTTTGTCCGCAGCTCTTATAATGCCTATGAATTCGTCCAATCATAA
- a CDS encoding MFS transporter: MPDNKPGELTPQQVESSLNHSIKDGMAYASQVGFGEQYVGPYAIHLGANNMHMAFLGSLSPFIGNIFQMVSAEIVDKIKQRRKVYMSGAIIQDLTWIPMMLSIFLSYPTNLYLCIFSFILYLAAANMTVPPWYSMMGDLVPENSRGRYFGRRGAFAIVAQLISATIAGIFLDASKKNDIFGQSIALNISIGFIIIFGMALLSRVVSIYYVSRMHDPAYKTTSDDYFTIIDFFKRAPESNFAKFVFFVVLVTLTSQLIGPFLGIYMLRDLKYSYIDFMIAMNTLIISSFLTSVWWGRLSDRYGNKRMIELTSLGIIMIPFFWAISGHIVYICFVQFYAGVVWSGFNLCIINFIFDTVTPAKRARCFAIFNLLNGFGLFMGGFVGGIISSIIPRQFSLFGGSFFFVSEFIIIMIISGVLRLITHILFIHKFKEVRKVESASIDRIIWNILLDFYPFR, from the coding sequence ATGCCAGACAATAAACCGGGGGAGCTGACACCACAGCAGGTAGAATCAAGCCTCAATCATTCCATCAAAGACGGCATGGCCTATGCCTCACAGGTTGGTTTCGGAGAGCAATATGTCGGGCCGTATGCCATTCATCTGGGCGCTAACAACATGCATATGGCTTTCCTCGGGTCGCTCAGCCCGTTCATTGGCAATATCTTCCAGATGGTCTCAGCCGAGATAGTTGATAAGATAAAGCAGCGGCGCAAGGTTTATATGTCCGGCGCCATCATCCAGGACCTGACCTGGATTCCCATGATGTTGAGTATCTTCCTGAGCTATCCGACCAATCTTTACTTGTGCATATTTTCCTTTATACTTTATCTGGCCGCAGCGAATATGACCGTACCTCCTTGGTACAGCATGATGGGCGACCTGGTGCCGGAGAACTCCCGGGGCCGGTATTTCGGCCGGCGTGGCGCCTTTGCCATTGTCGCCCAACTTATATCCGCCACCATTGCCGGTATTTTCCTGGATGCCTCGAAGAAAAACGATATCTTCGGCCAGTCTATAGCGCTTAATATCAGCATCGGATTCATCATTATTTTCGGGATGGCCCTGTTGTCCCGGGTGGTTTCCATTTACTATGTATCCCGGATGCATGACCCGGCCTATAAGACCACCAGCGATGATTACTTTACCATCATCGATTTCTTCAAGCGCGCGCCCGAATCCAACTTCGCTAAATTCGTATTCTTTGTCGTGCTGGTAACACTGACCAGCCAGCTGATAGGGCCGTTCCTGGGTATTTATATGCTCCGCGACTTGAAATATTCGTACATTGATTTTATGATTGCCATGAATACCCTGATTATTTCCAGCTTTCTGACCAGCGTCTGGTGGGGGCGGCTGAGCGACCGCTACGGCAATAAGCGGATGATAGAGCTGACCTCGCTGGGTATAATTATGATTCCGTTTTTCTGGGCTATCAGCGGGCATATCGTCTACATCTGTTTTGTCCAGTTCTATGCCGGCGTGGTCTGGTCTGGATTCAACCTGTGCATCATTAACTTCATATTCGACACCGTCACCCCGGCCAAGCGGGCGCGCTGTTTTGCCATATTCAACCTGCTCAACGGTTTCGGTTTGTTTATGGGCGGTTTCGTCGGCGGCATCATCTCGTCGATTATCCCCAGGCAGTTCAGCCTGTTCGGCGGGAGTTTTTTCTTCGTCTCCGAATTCATCATCATTATGATAATATCCGGCGTGCTTCGTTTGATTACGCATATTTTATTCATCCACAAGTTCAAGGAAGTCAGGAAGGTCGAATCGGCTTCGATAGACCGAATAATTTGGAATATCTTGCTTGACTTTTATCCCTTCCGATGA
- the dnaG gene encoding DNA primase yields the protein MNRFIPEDTILNIQQATDIVELISEYLPLKKTGSNFKALCPFHEEKTASFTVNPAKQIYHCFGCHKGGNVFSFLMEHEKMDFPTAARTLAEKAGISLNLAADTEGEYTREKRANLLKINRQVADFYHRVLQSAKEAEAARTYLEKRKISKSMIARFLLGYAPAGWDNLIQFARKNNINMSYLEELGLILPRREGNGHYDRFRNRLMFPIFNTRDRVVGFGGRALDDSEPVYLNSPESALFSKGKTLYGLNFAKESAGKTERLCVVEGYTDVIMAHQHGFENFIATLGTSLTPNHIKSIKRFANQVLLVYDADQGGEIASERLLSLFLPEEIDLFVARLPAGLDPYDCLTQKGPEVFKKCLINAQDLFTCRLDIAKKKYDTNNTEGKTKAIDELLLFIRAVPNIVRRNLYLKQTSESFNIKDELLKMRLKDTPRERTREVSKDTRAPVPTDIFSPAEKEAAEEIIGIMLTYNNSIPIIRKLFTGIDSFNQQSKTVIEMIFEAHEKYGKVTMPILMSFISSNPDLAGWVVQITEQGKFNDITNYEERINWLNSFFTRRREEEKNASLKKQLREAQIKGNQAEIDRILKEFRKNPKELCSLDKTK from the coding sequence GTGAACCGATTTATTCCTGAAGATACGATTCTGAATATCCAGCAGGCGACGGATATCGTCGAGCTGATTTCCGAATACCTGCCTCTCAAGAAAACAGGCTCCAACTTCAAGGCGCTTTGCCCCTTCCACGAAGAAAAAACAGCTTCTTTCACGGTTAATCCGGCCAAACAAATATACCACTGCTTCGGCTGCCATAAAGGGGGCAACGTATTCTCGTTCCTGATGGAACACGAGAAGATGGACTTCCCCACCGCGGCCAGAACCCTGGCCGAGAAAGCCGGCATCAGCCTCAATCTGGCGGCTGATACCGAAGGCGAATACACCCGTGAAAAGCGCGCCAATCTCCTCAAGATAAACCGCCAGGTAGCTGATTTTTATCACCGAGTACTGCAAAGCGCCAAAGAGGCGGAAGCGGCCCGGACTTATCTCGAAAAGCGCAAAATCAGCAAGTCAATGATAGCCCGATTCCTGCTCGGTTATGCGCCGGCCGGATGGGATAACCTTATTCAGTTCGCCCGGAAGAATAACATCAATATGAGCTACCTGGAAGAGCTCGGGCTGATACTGCCCCGGCGCGAAGGCAACGGGCATTACGACCGTTTCCGCAACCGGCTGATGTTTCCTATATTCAACACCCGCGACCGGGTGGTCGGATTCGGCGGCCGGGCGTTGGATGATTCCGAACCGGTTTACCTTAATTCACCGGAAAGCGCCCTGTTCAGCAAGGGCAAGACCCTATATGGGCTTAACTTCGCCAAGGAATCGGCAGGCAAAACCGAACGGCTCTGCGTGGTTGAGGGTTATACCGACGTGATTATGGCGCATCAGCACGGATTCGAGAATTTTATCGCCACGCTGGGCACGTCGCTGACGCCCAACCACATAAAGTCCATCAAGCGCTTTGCCAATCAGGTGCTTTTAGTCTATGACGCTGACCAGGGCGGAGAAATAGCATCGGAAAGGTTATTGTCGCTTTTCCTGCCCGAAGAAATAGATTTATTCGTGGCCAGGCTGCCCGCCGGATTGGACCCTTATGACTGCCTGACCCAGAAAGGTCCGGAAGTATTCAAGAAATGCCTGATTAATGCCCAAGACTTGTTTACCTGCCGGCTGGATATCGCCAAGAAAAAATACGATACCAATAATACCGAGGGAAAAACCAAGGCCATTGACGAACTGCTTCTGTTTATCCGCGCCGTGCCTAACATCGTCCGGCGCAATCTTTACCTCAAGCAAACCAGTGAGTCGTTCAACATCAAAGATGAGTTACTCAAGATGCGGCTGAAAGACACACCCCGGGAAAGAACCCGTGAAGTTTCAAAGGACACCCGGGCACCCGTACCGACTGATATTTTTTCTCCGGCGGAAAAAGAGGCGGCCGAAGAAATCATCGGAATAATGTTAACTTACAACAATTCTATACCGATAATAAGAAAATTATTTACCGGAATTGATAGTTTTAACCAGCAGAGCAAAACCGTTATTGAAATGATTTTCGAAGCCCATGAAAAATACGGCAAGGTAACCATGCCGATACTGATGTCATTCATTTCATCCAACCCGGATTTAGCCGGATGGGTAGTCCAAATAACCGAACAGGGAAAGTTTAACGATATCACCAATTACGAAGAAAGAATCAACTGGCTTAATTCATTTTTCACACGCCGGCGCGAGGAAGAAAAGAATGCCTCCCTGAAAAAGCAGCTCCGCGAAGCGCAGATCAAAGGCAATCAGGCCGAAATCGACCGGATACTGAAAGAGTTCCGTAAAAACCCTAAAGAATTATGCTCGTTGGATAAAACAAAATGA
- a CDS encoding C4-type zinc ribbon domain-containing protein, producing the protein MEQKMNNVIGQTLQALKHIQEIDCRIFELEKVRQEKPSALNAKKEQLAKAKAQTEASKNEVKKVKLEISKKELDLKSLEEKMSKMEQQLNTVKTNREYSILQGEINGLKADRSLIEDKMLEMMGQSETLQKKVAEYEKEVAQTEEDITALSNEINKEIAEITKQLEEVCQGRQKSCTEMEKEIINNYERIVKHKSDRVALAKVAHNICQGCNMDVTPQQVNELKKGKQMVYCRSCLRILYIDPEDQKS; encoded by the coding sequence ATGGAGCAAAAAATGAATAACGTTATCGGCCAAACATTACAGGCACTTAAACACATTCAGGAAATAGACTGCCGGATATTCGAACTGGAAAAAGTACGCCAGGAAAAGCCGTCAGCGCTCAATGCTAAAAAGGAACAGTTGGCTAAAGCCAAAGCTCAAACAGAAGCATCAAAGAACGAAGTAAAGAAAGTTAAACTGGAAATATCCAAAAAAGAACTGGATCTTAAATCACTCGAGGAAAAAATGTCCAAAATGGAGCAACAGCTCAATACCGTCAAAACTAACAGGGAGTATTCCATACTCCAGGGTGAAATTAACGGGCTTAAGGCGGATCGCAGCCTGATTGAAGACAAAATGCTCGAGATGATGGGGCAAAGCGAAACTCTTCAGAAGAAAGTTGCGGAATACGAAAAGGAAGTGGCTCAAACCGAAGAAGATATTACCGCGTTAAGCAATGAAATAAACAAAGAAATCGCTGAAATTACCAAGCAGCTCGAGGAAGTCTGCCAAGGCCGCCAAAAAAGCTGCACCGAGATGGAAAAAGAAATTATAAATAATTATGAAAGAATCGTCAAGCACAAATCAGACCGAGTAGCTCTGGCTAAAGTCGCTCACAATATCTGCCAGGGATGCAATATGGATGTTACACCTCAGCAGGTGAATGAACTGAAAAAAGGCAAGCAGATGGTTTATTGCCGCTCCTGCCTAAGAATATTGTACATTGACCCGGAAGACCAGAAATCTTAA